The Streptomyces sp. A2-16 sequence GGGTGTCGTGCTGGCCGCCCGGCTGTCCTCGGCGCAGCCGCAGGCCGCCGACGGCTACGAGCTGGACGCGATCGCCGCGGTCGTCATCGGCGGCGCCTCGCTCGCGGGCGGCACCGGCAAGGCGTCGGGGACGCTGATCGGCGCGCTGATCCTGGCGGTGCTGCGCAACGGCCTCAACCTGCTGAACGTGTCCGCGTTCTGGCAGCAGGTCGTCATCGGTGTCGTCATCGCGCTGGCCGTGCTCCTCGACACCCTGCGCCGCAAGGCGGGGGCGACCCCGGTGGCCGCGGGCGCCGGCGGGCCGGGCGGCAAGGGGCGCCAGGCGGCGACGTACGGTCTGGCGGCCGTGGTCACCGTGGCGATCGTCGGCGCGACCTCGTTCCTGCACAACGACTCGTCCTCGACGGCGAATCCGAAGGTGGGTCTGTCGCTGTCGACCCTCAACAACCCCTTCTTCGTGCAGATCCGGTCGGGCGCCCAGGCCGAGGCGAAGAGGCTGGGCGTGGACCTGACCGTCACGGACGCCCAGAACGACGCCTCCCAGCAGGCCAACCAGCTGCAGAACTTCACCAGTTCGAACCTCGGCGCGATCATCGTCAACCCGGTGGACTCGGACGCGGCGAGCAACTCGGTGAAGGCCGCCGACAAGGCGAAGATCCCGGTCATCGCGGTCGACCGCGGTGTCAACAACGCGAAGACGGACGCCCTGGTGGCCTCCGACAACATCGCCGGCGGTGAGCTCGCCGCCAAGACCATCGGCGAGAAGCTGGGCGGCAAGGGCAAGATCGTGATCCTGCAGGGCCAGGCCGGTACCTCGGCGGCGCGTGAGCGCGCGCAGGGTTTCGCCCAGGGTCTCAAGGACTACCCGGGCATCCAGGTCGTCGCGCAGCAGCCCGCCGACTTCGACCGCACCAAGGGCCTCGACGTGATGTCGAACCTGCTCCAGGCCCACCCGGACGTCCAGGGCGTCATCGCCGCCAACGACGAGATGGCGCTCGGCGCGATCAAGGCGCTGGGTTCCAAGGCCGGCAAGTCGGTCTCGGTCGTCGGCTTCGACGGCACGCCGGACGGCCTGAACGCGGTGAAGGACGGCACGTTGTACGCGTCTGTCGCACAACAGCCGTCGCAGCTGGGCAAAATCGCGGTGGACAACGCTCTGAAGGCGCTTGAGGGCAAGAACGTCGAGGAGACGATCAAGGTGCCGGTGAAGGTGGTCACGAAGGAGAACGTGGCCGGGTTCACGGGCTGACGACGGCGCACCGGGCGGGCGGTCACTGCGACCGCCCGCCCCGCGTCACTGACTAGGGGAGTCATTCATGTACGACTACGACCTTCTGGTCGTAGGGTCGGCCAACGCCGACCTGGTGATCGGCGTGGAGCGGCGGCCGGGGGCCGGCGAGACGGTGCTCGGCTCGGACCTGGCCGTGCACCCCGGCGGCAAGGGCGCCAACCAGGCGGTGGCGGCGGCCCGGTTGGGCGCCCGTACGGCGTTGCTGGCCCGGGTCGGCGACGACGGGCACGGCCGG is a genomic window containing:
- a CDS encoding substrate-binding domain-containing protein; this translates as MATDTLRSGASAGGLRRLLLDNGALTALIVLVIAMSALSGDFLTTDNLLNVGVQAAVTAILAFGVTFVIVSAGIDLSVGSVAALSATVLAWSATQHGVPVFIAVVLAVITGIAAGLVNGFLIAYGKLPPFIATLAMLSVARGLSLVISEGSPIAFPDSVSHLGDTLGGWLPVPVLVMIVMGLLAAFVLGRTYIGRSMYAIGGNEEAARLSGLRVKKQKLAIYAFSGVFAAVAGVVLAARLSSAQPQAADGYELDAIAAVVIGGASLAGGTGKASGTLIGALILAVLRNGLNLLNVSAFWQQVVIGVVIALAVLLDTLRRKAGATPVAAGAGGPGGKGRQAATYGLAAVVTVAIVGATSFLHNDSSSTANPKVGLSLSTLNNPFFVQIRSGAQAEAKRLGVDLTVTDAQNDASQQANQLQNFTSSNLGAIIVNPVDSDAASNSVKAADKAKIPVIAVDRGVNNAKTDALVASDNIAGGELAAKTIGEKLGGKGKIVILQGQAGTSAARERAQGFAQGLKDYPGIQVVAQQPADFDRTKGLDVMSNLLQAHPDVQGVIAANDEMALGAIKALGSKAGKSVSVVGFDGTPDGLNAVKDGTLYASVAQQPSQLGKIAVDNALKALEGKNVEETIKVPVKVVTKENVAGFTG